Proteins encoded together in one Coregonus clupeaformis isolate EN_2021a chromosome 30, ASM2061545v1, whole genome shotgun sequence window:
- the LOC121546489 gene encoding lysophosphatidic acid receptor 6-like, which yields MNTSVGDLPGNCSTTGDYQFYLFPAVYSLVMAVGLPGNVGALYVFIFKITPRTSSNVYVINLALADTAILCTLPFKIHYHLNRNDWVFGDMACRITGTLFFANIYISITFMTCICVDRYVAVTHPHIYLRLRNSCYTVVVSVAVWVVAGLAVLSFILLGPLDSKPEGGPRQRRRCFENFSQHEWDRRVAPYSLFSLIFGSLLPSVVILVCYPLVARRIALIRTNMARGALRVIYTILAITLLCFLPYHVVHFLHLLRRRGAIHHCPYANAIYNARRVTLALVSLNSCLDPLLYYFTTSHCKWSPSMARFRWMWAGINREVYTIAVGQ from the coding sequence ATGAATACATCTGTTGGAGATTTACCTGGCAACTGCAGTACCACAGGAGACTACCAGTTCTACCTCTTCCCAGCCGTCTACAGTCTGGTGATGGCAGTGGGCCTGCCAGGCAACGTGGGAGCCCTCTACGTGTTCATCTTCAAGATCACTCCCCGCACCTCCTCTAACGTGTACGTGATCAACCTGGCCCTAGCCGACACTGCCATCCTCTGCACCCTGCCCTTCAAGATCCACTACCACCTCAACAGAAACGACTGGGTATTCGGAGACATGGCTTGCCGCATTACAGGAACACTGTTCTTCGCCAACATCTACATCAGCATCACCTTCATGACCTGTATCTGTGTGGATCGATACGTGGCCGTCACCCATCCTCACATCTATCTGAGGCTCCGGAACTCGTGTTATACTGTAGTGGTGAGTGTGGCCGTGTGGGTGGTGGCGGGGTTGGCTGTTCTGTCCTTCATCCTATTGGGACCTCTGGACAGCAAACCTGAAGGAGGTCCCCGCCAGCGCCGTAGGTGCTTTGAGAACTTCTCCCAGCACGAGTGGGACAGGCGTGTGGCGCCGTACAGCTTATTCAGTCTCATCTTCGGCTCACTACTGCCCTCTGTGGTCATCCTGGTGTGTTACCCTCTGGTGGCACGGCGCATCGCTCTCATCCGGACCAACATGGCCCGTGGAGCCCTGAGGGTCATCTACACCATCCTGGCTATCACCCTGCTCTGCTTCCTGCCATACCATGTGGTTCACTTCCTGCACCTGCTCCGCCGTCGAGGGGCCATCCATCACTGTCCCTATGCCAATGCCATCTACAATGCCCGGCGTGTGACCCTGGCTCTGGTCAGCCTCAACAGCTGTCTGGACCCCCTGCTCTACTACTTCACCACTAGTCACTGTAAGTGGAGTCCCTCCATGGCCAGGTTCAGATGGATGTGGGCCGGGATTAATAGGGAGGTCTACACCATCGCTGTGGGACAGTGA